One genomic window of Mauremys mutica isolate MM-2020 ecotype Southern chromosome 5, ASM2049712v1, whole genome shotgun sequence includes the following:
- the MBOAT4 gene encoding ghrelin O-acyltransferase, translating to MQHLARYVLLLVGGCLLACAAMGWYALLLFIPTFCSVAIFHSVGPPQVHTWAFVLQMSWQTLCHLGLHYREHYLQGAPCVRLTIALSSLMLQTQKVTSLALDIHEGKVTMAAEWGNGREPLLRALPLCSYLLFFPALLGGPLCSFRRFQVQIQGSCTSHPTPPLRVAGQKCLRALALHLLRTAVRSCMAPLASMTDCRGFGCVYVMWRSALLFRLAYYSQWVLDEALLSAAGFGLELGHAPGAEAACSDLSDADIWTLETTNRIALFTRTWNRSTSRWLRRLVFQRSPAQPLLVTFAFSAWWHGLHPGQVFGFLCWAAMVEADYRIHPFLRSLAKSWHTKVLYQALTWVQTQLIIAYITAAVEMRSFSALWLLGASYNSIFPLLYGVSLLWLVARAKEKCV from the exons ATGCAGCACTTGGCCAG GTACGTCTTGCTCCTGGTGGGAGGCTGCCTTCTAGCGTGTGCTGCCATGGGATGGTACGCCCTGCTGCTCTTCATCCCCACCTTCTGCTCCGTGGCCATTTTCCACTCAGTCGGCCCACCGCAGGTCCACACGTGGGCATTTGTGCTCCAGATGTCCTGGCAGACTCTCTGCCACCTGGGCCTGCACTACAGAGAACATTATCTGCAAGGAGCCCCATGCGTCAG GTTGACGATCGCCCTCTCGTCTCTCATGCTGCAGACGCAGAAGGTCACGTCGCTGGCTCTGGATATCCACGAAGGGAAGGTGACTATGGCAGCTGAGTGGGGGAATGGGAGGGAGCCACTGCTGCGGGCGCTGCCTCTATGCAGCTACCTGCTCTTTttccctgccctgctgggaggcCCGCTATGCTCCTTCCGGAGATTTCAGGTCCAGATCCAGGGCTCATGCACTTCACACCCCACACCTCCCTTGAGAGTTGCAGGCCAGAAATGCCTTcgtgccctggctctgcacctgCTGAGAACGGCTGTGAGGAGCTGCATGGCCCCACTGGCCAGCATGACGGACTGCAGAGGCTTTGGCTGCGTGTACGTCATGTGGCGTTCCGCCCTGCTCTTCAGACTGGCTTATTACTCCCAGTGGGTGCTCGACGAGGCTCTCCTCAGTGCAGCGGgctttgggctggagcttggcCACGCCCCCGGTGCAGAGGCTGCCTGCAGCGACCTCTCTGATGCAGACATATGGACCTTGGAGACCACCAACAGAATAGCCCTCTTCACCAGGACCTGGAACAGGAGCACTTCCCGGTGGCTGAGGAGACTCGTCTTCCAGCgcagcccggcccagcccctgTTGGTCACCTTTGCCTTCTCGGCCTGGTGGCACGGGCTCCACCCAGGGCAAGTGTTTGGCTTCTTGTGCTGGGCAGCGATGGTGGAGGCCGATTACCGGATTCACCCTTTTCTCCGTTCGCTTGCAAAGTCCTGGCACACCAAGGTGCTGTATCAGGCCCTGACCTGGGTCCAGACCCAGCTGATTATTGCATACATCACGGCTGCGGTGGAGATGAGGAGCTTCTCTGCACTGTGGCTGCTGGGCGCCTCCTACAACAGCATCTTCCCTCTCCTGTACGGCGTTTCACTGCTGTGGCTGGTTGCGAGAGCCAAAGAAAAATGCGTCTGA